The following proteins are co-located in the Micromonospora coriariae genome:
- a CDS encoding glycoside hydrolase family 2 protein, translated as MSRQALHDGWTLRAAPGAQVPAEIADRSVPATVPGCVHTDLLDAGLIPDPYLDDNEVALAWIGRTDWSYRTSFRRPAGDHDRVDLVCAGLDTVATLSVNGVEVGRTENMHRGYRFDVRSLLRDGDNDLVVEFGSAYRYAEAQQERLGDRPNAYPEPFHFIRKMACNFGWDWGPTLVTAGIWQEIGLHAWSTARLATVRPLVTLAGRDGRVELHVEVERVADVPLTVRAAVAGARAEVVVPAGQRTAVLTLAVREPALWWPRGYGEQARHLLEVTLHAPDGDALDSWSRRIGFRSVRLDTTPDEHGTSFALSVNDVPVFVRGVNWIPDDAFPTRVTRERLAGRFDQAAAANINLLRVWGGGRYESADFYDLADERGLLVQQDFLFACAAYPEEEPFGSEVAAEAAEQVTRLAPHPSLVLWTGNNENIWGWHDWDWQEALGGRTWGRGYYLDVLPRIVGELDPTRPYWPGSPWSGTEEIHPNDPAHGTTHIWDVWNTDDYRKYREYVPRFVAEFGYQGPPAYATVRRALSDEPLAHDSPGMAHHQKAADGDAKLQRGLDAHLPVPADFDDWHYLTQLNQARAIQLGVEHFRSHRDVCAGTIVWQLNDCWPVTSWSAVDGDGRRKPLWYALRHAYADRLLTVQPRDGGLALVAVNDGGTPWRASASVTRLTLAGEPRAKTTMELDVPAYSAVTLALPAELADPEESRRELLVAEAGESAERALWFFAEDRDVDWPAAAWDATVEPVDGGQRVRVTARTVLRDLTLFPDRLDPSASVDRALVTLLPGESVTLTVRADAPLDDRALTTRPVLRCVNDI; from the coding sequence TTGAGCCGACAGGCACTCCACGACGGCTGGACCCTGCGGGCGGCGCCCGGAGCGCAGGTCCCGGCGGAGATCGCCGACCGGTCCGTGCCGGCCACCGTGCCCGGCTGCGTGCACACCGACCTGCTCGACGCCGGCCTGATCCCCGACCCCTACCTCGACGACAACGAGGTGGCACTGGCCTGGATCGGACGCACCGACTGGAGCTACCGGACGAGTTTTCGCCGCCCAGCGGGCGACCACGACCGGGTCGACCTGGTCTGCGCCGGCCTGGACACCGTCGCCACCCTCAGCGTCAACGGCGTCGAGGTGGGCCGTACCGAGAACATGCACCGTGGCTACCGGTTCGACGTCCGCTCGCTGCTGCGGGACGGCGACAACGACCTGGTGGTCGAGTTCGGTTCCGCCTACCGCTACGCCGAGGCGCAGCAGGAGCGGCTCGGCGACCGGCCCAACGCCTACCCGGAGCCGTTCCACTTCATCCGCAAGATGGCCTGCAACTTCGGCTGGGACTGGGGGCCGACGCTGGTCACCGCCGGCATCTGGCAGGAGATCGGGCTGCACGCCTGGTCCACCGCCCGGTTGGCCACCGTCCGTCCGCTGGTCACCCTGGCCGGCCGGGACGGGCGGGTCGAGCTGCACGTGGAGGTGGAACGGGTCGCGGACGTCCCGCTGACCGTCCGGGCCGCCGTCGCCGGTGCCCGCGCCGAGGTGGTCGTCCCGGCCGGGCAGCGCACGGCCGTGCTGACGCTCGCCGTCCGCGAGCCCGCGCTGTGGTGGCCCCGGGGGTACGGCGAGCAGGCCCGCCACCTGCTGGAGGTCACCCTGCACGCGCCGGACGGCGACGCCCTGGACAGCTGGTCCCGGCGGATCGGCTTCCGGTCGGTCCGGCTGGACACCACCCCCGACGAGCACGGCACCTCGTTCGCGCTGTCGGTCAACGACGTCCCGGTCTTCGTGCGGGGGGTCAACTGGATCCCGGACGACGCGTTCCCCACCCGGGTCACCCGGGAACGGCTGGCCGGCCGCTTCGACCAGGCGGCCGCGGCCAACATCAACCTGCTGCGGGTCTGGGGCGGTGGCCGGTACGAGTCGGCGGACTTCTACGACCTCGCCGACGAGCGGGGACTGCTGGTCCAGCAGGACTTCCTGTTCGCGTGCGCCGCGTACCCGGAGGAGGAGCCGTTCGGCAGCGAGGTGGCCGCCGAGGCCGCCGAACAGGTCACCCGGCTGGCACCCCACCCGTCGCTGGTGCTCTGGACCGGCAACAACGAGAACATCTGGGGCTGGCACGACTGGGACTGGCAGGAGGCCCTGGGCGGGCGTACCTGGGGGCGTGGCTACTACCTGGACGTGCTGCCCCGCATCGTCGGTGAGCTGGACCCGACCCGCCCGTACTGGCCGGGCAGCCCCTGGTCGGGCACCGAGGAGATCCACCCCAACGACCCGGCGCACGGCACCACACACATCTGGGACGTGTGGAACACCGACGACTACCGCAAGTACCGGGAGTACGTGCCGCGCTTCGTCGCCGAGTTCGGCTACCAGGGCCCGCCGGCGTACGCCACAGTGCGCCGGGCGCTGAGCGACGAACCCCTCGCCCACGACTCACCGGGCATGGCGCACCACCAGAAGGCCGCCGACGGGGACGCGAAGCTCCAGCGGGGCCTGGACGCGCACCTGCCCGTTCCGGCGGACTTCGACGACTGGCACTACCTGACGCAGCTCAACCAGGCCCGGGCGATCCAGCTCGGGGTGGAGCACTTCCGCTCGCACCGGGACGTCTGCGCCGGCACCATCGTCTGGCAGCTCAACGACTGCTGGCCGGTCACCTCCTGGTCGGCCGTCGACGGCGACGGCCGGCGCAAACCCCTGTGGTACGCGCTACGCCACGCGTACGCCGACCGGCTGCTCACCGTCCAGCCCCGCGACGGGGGGCTGGCGCTCGTCGCGGTGAACGACGGCGGCACGCCCTGGCGGGCGTCGGCCTCGGTGACCCGGCTGACCCTCGCGGGAGAGCCCCGGGCGAAGACCACGATGGAGCTGGACGTGCCCGCGTACTCGGCGGTGACGCTGGCGTTGCCGGCGGAGCTGGCCGATCCGGAGGAGAGCCGGCGGGAGCTGCTGGTCGCCGAGGCGGGGGAGAGCGCCGAACGGGCGCTGTGGTTCTTCGCCGAGGACCGGGACGTCGACTGGCCGGCCGCGGCCTGGGACGCGACGGTGGAGCCGGTCGACGGCGGGCAGCGGGTCCGGGTCACGGCCCGCACGGTGCTGCGTGACCTGACCCTCTTCCCGGACCGGCTGGACCCGTCGGCGTCCGTGGACCGGGCACTCGTCACACTGCTGCCCGGCGAGTCGGTCACCCTCACGGTGCGCGCCGACGCTCCCCTGGACGACCGGGCGCTGACCACCCGCCCGGTGCTGCGCTGCGTCAACGACATCTGA
- a CDS encoding carbohydrate ABC transporter permease: protein MGRAPQDTPAGIGTYLLLATTMLFAAFPLYWMFVIATSNDEALAQIPPAVIPGDRFLVNLDEVFSLQDVYFAASLINSVIVSTVVTAAMLFFCSLAGFAFAKLRFAGSRWLMLFVVLTLTVPNQLGVVALYIVMGKLGWNGTLLAVIVPGLVTAFGVFYMRQFILNTVPDELVESARMDGATTMRVYWNIVLPAIRPALAVLGLLTFVSTWNDFQWPLITLGGTDYPTSMVAISDLASGNYVIYRRVLAGAFVATIPLLIMLFIGGRQIVRGIMEGAVKS, encoded by the coding sequence ATGGGTCGCGCGCCACAGGACACCCCGGCCGGCATCGGGACGTACCTCTTGCTGGCCACCACCATGCTGTTCGCGGCGTTTCCGCTGTACTGGATGTTCGTCATCGCCACCAGCAACGACGAGGCACTGGCCCAGATCCCGCCCGCGGTGATCCCCGGCGACCGGTTCCTGGTCAACCTGGACGAGGTCTTCTCCCTCCAGGACGTGTACTTCGCCGCCTCGCTGATCAACAGCGTCATCGTCTCGACAGTGGTGACCGCCGCGATGCTGTTCTTCTGCTCGCTGGCCGGGTTCGCCTTCGCCAAGCTGCGCTTCGCCGGCAGCAGGTGGCTGATGCTGTTCGTGGTGCTCACCCTGACCGTGCCGAACCAGCTCGGCGTCGTCGCGCTCTACATCGTGATGGGCAAGCTGGGCTGGAACGGCACACTGCTGGCGGTCATCGTGCCCGGCCTCGTCACCGCGTTCGGCGTCTTCTACATGCGGCAGTTCATCCTCAACACGGTCCCCGACGAACTGGTCGAGTCGGCCCGGATGGACGGCGCCACGACGATGCGGGTCTACTGGAACATCGTCCTCCCGGCGATCCGGCCGGCCCTCGCGGTGCTCGGCCTGCTCACCTTCGTGTCCACCTGGAACGACTTCCAGTGGCCGCTGATCACCCTCGGCGGCACCGACTACCCGACCTCGATGGTCGCCATCTCCGACCTGGCCAGCGGCAACTACGTCATCTACCGACGGGTGCTCGCCGGCGCGTTCGTGGCTACCATCCCCCTGCTGATCATGCTGTTCATCGGTGGACGCCAGATCGTCCGCGGAATCATGGAAGGTGCGGTGAAATCTTGA
- a CDS encoding carbohydrate ABC transporter permease yields the protein MSTTRAAPASSGRRAAAGRHGTDPDHRRPSWRDRLYRFDMRYMPYVLIAPFFLIFLVFGLFPLVFNGVVALRNYRLDDPTLTGWAGLANFRQLFGDEDFWNALYNTFGIFLLSSVPQLLLALIVASLLNRRLRAQTWWRVGVLLPYVTPIVASTMVFSVFFSRDFGMANWVLGLFGIGGDEPINWRADKLHAWIAIATMVNWKWIGYNALLYLAAMQSIPRDVYEAAAVDGAGPWRQLWRITVPMIQPVIVFTVILSTIGGFQLFIEPMLFDLNSQAATGGPNGEWQTIAQLIYKVGWKDLNLGYAAAMSWALFLIILVVAGINTLLTNRLSGGRSR from the coding sequence ATGTCCACCACCCGCGCCGCGCCCGCGTCGTCGGGCCGCCGTGCCGCCGCCGGGCGGCACGGCACCGACCCGGACCACCGTCGACCCAGCTGGCGGGACCGGCTGTACCGCTTCGACATGCGCTACATGCCGTACGTGCTGATCGCGCCCTTCTTCCTGATCTTCCTGGTCTTCGGGCTGTTCCCGCTCGTCTTCAACGGCGTCGTCGCGCTGCGCAACTATCGACTGGACGACCCGACGCTGACCGGCTGGGCCGGCCTGGCCAACTTCCGTCAGCTCTTCGGCGACGAGGATTTCTGGAACGCCCTCTACAACACCTTCGGCATCTTCCTGCTCTCCTCGGTGCCGCAGCTGCTGCTCGCGCTGATCGTCGCCTCGCTGCTGAACCGCCGGCTGCGGGCACAGACCTGGTGGCGCGTGGGCGTGCTGCTGCCGTACGTCACCCCCATCGTCGCCTCGACGATGGTGTTCAGCGTCTTCTTCTCCCGCGACTTCGGGATGGCCAACTGGGTGCTCGGCCTCTTCGGCATCGGCGGCGACGAACCGATCAACTGGCGGGCCGACAAGCTGCACGCCTGGATCGCCATCGCCACGATGGTCAACTGGAAGTGGATCGGCTACAACGCACTGCTCTACCTGGCGGCCATGCAGTCCATCCCGCGCGATGTCTACGAGGCCGCCGCGGTCGACGGGGCCGGTCCGTGGCGGCAGCTCTGGCGGATCACCGTGCCGATGATCCAGCCGGTGATCGTCTTCACCGTCATCCTCTCCACCATCGGCGGGTTCCAGCTCTTCATCGAGCCGATGCTGTTCGACCTCAACTCCCAGGCCGCCACCGGTGGACCCAACGGCGAGTGGCAGACCATCGCCCAGCTGATCTACAAGGTCGGCTGGAAGGACCTCAACCTCGGCTACGCGGCCGCGATGAGCTGGGCCCTCTTCCTGATCATCCTGGTCGTGGCCGGGATCAACACCCTGCTGACCAACCGACTCTCCGGAGGGCGATCCAGGTGA